The Nostoc sp. 'Lobaria pulmonaria (5183) cyanobiont' DNA window ACAGCACCAGCGCCACCAAAAGAAGACTTGATTGTAGAACAGTATATTCGTCGCGCTCAATCTTTGATTGACAAAAACCAATTTGCCCAAGCCAAAGTAGAGTTGCAAGATGCCCTGAAGCTAGAACCGAAAAATAGTCGCTGTCATAGCTTAATTGCAATGGTATATTTGAAGCAAAATCAGCTAAAAATGGCTAAAATCCACTTTGACAATGCTCTGAAATTAGACCCCAGTGACGAAACGGCTCTGCAATGGAAACCTAAAATAGATAAGGCTTTAGGACAACAACCTAGCGATCAGAAGGTGACTTCATCCCCCAATAATGGAGATAAGCAACCAGAGAAATCTGGTAGTGGTTTGTTCGGTGGTTTGTTTGGTGGGAAGAAAAAATAATGGTGTATCAACCAGCAGCGGGAGCCAGGGATTTATTACCCTTGGATGTAGAGAAAAAACGCTGGATTGAAGATCGGTTACAGCAGGTGTTTGATCGTTGGGGATATCACAGGATTATCACCTCGACTTTAGAGCGCATGGATACCCTGATGGCGGGGGAAGCAATTCAGCGTCAGATGGTGATTCAACTACAACAAAATGGTGAAGATGATGAATTAGGGCTACGTCCAGAATTAACAGCATCTATTGCTCGTACTGTTGTGACTCGGATGGCTGGTGTCACTTATCCACAAAGGTTGTATTACAACGCCAATGTGTTTCGCCGCACTTGGGAAAGTAGACACAATCGCCAACAAGAGTTTTATCAAGCTGGCGTGGAGTTGTTAGGTACTGGCGGATTGCTGGCGAATGCGGAAGTACTGCTGTTAGTAGCAGATTGTTTGGCAACATTGGGTTTGCAGGGATGGCATTTAATTTTAGGTGAGGCGGGAATTACCCGATCGCTCCTGAGTGCTTTTCCTGCTAATTTACAAGCTCAAGTTCGCAGTGCGATCGCTCATCTTGACCGCATCACCATAGATAATTTACCCCTGAGTGACAAACTGCGCGATCGCGCCCAAATCATCCTGGATTTGCGCGGGTCAAGTGCAGATGTATTACAAAAAGTCAGTAGTTTGGATCTAGATGAAGAACAGCGAGAGGCAGTGAATAACCTCAAATCCCTAGTAGAATTACTAGAATCAGAGAAAAAAATTCCGTTAATCCTCGATCTGAGCCTGATCCAAACCATAGATTACTACACTGGTATCGTCTTTGAAGTTGTCAATGATACCGAATCCCAAGCCAGAGTTTTAGGGCGTGGTGGTCGCTATGACCAGCTTTTGGGGCTATATCATCCTCAAGGAGAAAACATTCCCGGAATTGGTTTTGGACTAAATATCGAAGATTTATACCAAGTTCTTTTATCTACTCAGCAATTACCACAAGAAACTCCAGCGAGTGACTGGTTGGTAGCACCAGAGACAGCTAATGCTAACGCCGCTGCCTTTGTCTATGCCCAAAAACTCAGAAATTCTACTGATTTGGTGCGGGTAGAAATTGATTTGGGCGGAAGGGATGCAGAGGCGATTCGCCAATATGCAAGCGATCGCAGCATTGCCCAAATTGCTTGGATCAAAGCTGATGGCTCACCAACCATTGAATCATTGCGTTAAGTGAGTTGGGGATTGGACATGGGGCATTGCTTTATCTGCCCTACTCTCCACTCCCCCCAGATGGCGTTGCATAATGGCGGTATGAATTGAAGTGAAACTGGATGGAATGTCCGCGTTGTGGGTCGTCCCATATCCGTAAGAACGGAAAGAAAAGAGGTAAACAGAATCACATTTGCTGTGATTGCGACGTGCGTTCCGCCCCGCTTCGCTAACGTCAATTCATTGATCGGTACGAACCACCCCAAGGATATAGTGATGAAGTGAAACGAGAATGCCTGAAAATGTACGTTAATGGCATGGGATTTCGTGGCATCGAACGGAGTCATTGCGTGTGCATCATACGACATTGATTACTTGGGTAAAACTTGTGGGAGAACTGTTGCCTGATGCCTACGACCCACAGACAATTCCAGAAGTTGGTGAACTTGATGAACTAGAAACGTTCGTCGGCTCAAAAAAAACAAAATCTGGCTTTGGACAGCAGTGAACCACTTCAGACAAGGTATTTTAGCGTGGGTTTTGGGCGACCATAGCGCCGAAGCCTTTCGCCCATTATGGGATATCGTGGGTACTTGGCAGTGCTATTTCTATGTCACGGATGGATGGTTGGTCTATCCAGGCTTTATTCCAGAGGGCGACCATGATTGTGAGCAAGACTTACATGACGCGGGTTGAAGGGGAAAACACCCGATTGCGACACTATCTGGCTCGATTGCATCGCAAGACGCTATGTTATTCTAAATCAGCACAAATGCTGAGATACTCGATTCGATTGTTACTTCCCTATCTCAAATTTTGGGATGTTCCAGTTCCGCAATGATTCATACCGCCATTATGCAATGCCCTCGTATTTGTCCTGGATTGCTCCTGACGTTCCCCACTCAGCACACCTGATAATTCAATACCCTTGGGTTAAGGGTTATTGATGTAAATAATTAGTCTTTCAGGACGCGATAAATCGCGTCTCTACATCTAGGTTTTGTTGCTCATTCTGAACTTTATTGCCTGATAATTGGGTTGTATCGTTCCTAGTCGGAGCTTGGAACGAGATTTGAAAAGGATTAAGCGTTGGTTGTAGAGCGAACTTTTAGTTGGCTATGCTTCAAAATATCAAGTGTATTTAATTTTTTGAGTATAAAATCTACCTGCTAAAAGAGCCGCACCTGCTACTAAAGTTGCTAGTACACTATCAGGTTCAGGGACGGCAGCAACTTGAGCATCAATTCGTGCAGTTCCAGCAAACAAACCAGACAATTCAGGGTGGTCTAATACATCAGCAAACTCTGGAGAAATCAACAATTGAACATCAGGGATGGTTAAATTTTGGCCATCAAATGCCATAAGTCCCGGAGTGCTCAAATCAAACAAAATTGTATTTAAAGAAAACGTGTCTCTTAAAACAAGTCCGCTGGCACCTGTGACAGTACGTCCTGGAGCAAAACCGATTGAAAAATCACCAACAGTAATTTCTTTATTGAAAGTAACAGTACCAGTCTGCTTTATTGTACCTGAAAGCGGAGTAAAACCGCCCTCGTCGCTGAACGTGAAGTTAGTAAGTGAGTCGATGTTGAAACCAACTAAATAATTGCTAGGAATTGGTGCAACTGTCTGATTAGTGCCTGTCAAAGTTAGCCCAATACTACTAAGAATCTCCTCGTGATCGCGATCGATGCTGGTGACTCCAGATATCACTTTAAAAGTTGCAGCATCTACCTGTATCGGTGCTATTGAGATAAAAGCTGCTGTCGTACAACCAAAAATTCCTGCAAACTGAAAAAAACGCATATATATTTCTGATGATCTTCGTAGTTTATTTTATCTAATAAAACGTCCTTTATTAATATATAAATTTAAAAATTTTCGCTAAAAAAGTATTCTCAAAACTTAAGATTATATCAATATACAGTTAATAAAAAAATTTAAACCATACAGCTATAAATACAAAGTTGAGTATGTGGGTACAAATAAAAATTACTATTCATAATGAAGCGTAAACTGTAAGGAATAAAGCATTAAGGATAGAAAATGAAAAAATATAGTTACGTTTAATTATGTCCAATGCCAATTATTTAGGAACCAATTCCAAAGTCCCTCTCCCAACCTTGAGAGAGAGATTTAGGGTGAGGGTTTTTGATTCATGCAAGAAGTCTAATTAAGGATTCGCAGACTCTAGCTGAGAACCAGAGAAAGCTGATTTATTCTCGCTGATTTACTTCTTAGTTCACAGACTTGTTCTAATCCACCAGCTTATTTTATCCAAATTAGGATCTATTTCCTGCCAAAAGCTTGCTGAAGAGTCTGCTTCTCTGGTTATTGCGAGTATTTGCTCTATACTGTCGAAGTTTTTTTGAATCAATTGCTTATCTAATTTAGGAATATCTAATTTTAGATATTTCAAACGGTTGGGTAACTCTACTTTCTCTTTTGTCGGCAAGTGGGCAATCTGAGCAACTTGTTCTAAAATTTGGTCTACTGATGCAATTATTTCTTGCAGACTGGGCTTTTTAGTTTGTAATTGTAAATCTTTTTCTTCAAAGGCTTCTTCTAGATCGCCTAACTTTACTAAGACTATTTTGACAAAGAAAATATTGTAATCTACCTCACTAACTTCACCCACTTGCTGATGATATTTTCCACTTTTATTTATAACTACTATGTCACCTTTCTCAATTCTGTTGTTCATAATTTATACAGCTTTGTAATTAAATTACTAAATAATCTCCTCTACAGAAAATACTACTCTAAAGCCACAAACCCTCAGCCCACCGTCTGACTCATTCCAGCTACGGCTAGCACTGCGACACAGTTCTGGACTGAAACTCCAAGAACCACCGCGTAGCACCCGACGATTTATATCGCCGCCAACTTCCCAAGCTGTTCCATCTAAGGGTGCATCGTTGTAATTGTTGTGCCACGAATCAGCACACCATTCCCAAACTAACCCGTGCATATCGTACAATCCAAAGGCGTTGGCGACTTCAAAACTACCGACGTTTGTTGTTTCTTTACGGAATTTGCTTTTTGGTTCCATAGTGCAGCTGACTAACTCAGGAGTAATGGTTTCGCCAAAATGGAATGAGGTTGTAGTTCCAGCCCGACAAGCATATTCCCATTCAGCTTCACTCGGTAAACGATAGTCGCGTCCAGTTTTTTCTGATAGCCTGAGACAGAATTCTACAGCCTCATACCAAGATACATTTTCCACTGGTCTATCTAGACCTTTGAATTTCGATGGATGGGGATTTAAAGCTTGTTTGACTTTGGGTAAAGCTGCTACTACTCTCCACTGTGCTTGAGTCACAGGAAATTTCCCCATAAAAAATGGTTCAACGGTAACTTGATGCTGAGGACGTTCGTCAGCATCTCCTTCAAACTCCGGCGAACCCATCATCTGACTACCACCAGGAATCAATACCATTTCTAATGTGACAGACTTACCCAAATCTTCAACAAAGAAGTTTGCATTACAGTTCATGCGGTTTACTTCTCTACCACCTGTGTCTACTGTCACTACGTCAAATTCAAAGGTTTCTAATGGGGGTAATGGTACGATTACTTTTTGTGATAGCGGCGCTAATATAGGTTGAGGTATCGAAACAATTTTTAAGGCAACAGGTTCAATGTTCAATGTGGCAAACTTCAAATCGTTAATGACTTCTACTGCTGTTTGATACCTTTCACTCGGTAGATGTTTGAGTAATTTATCTAAAATTTTTCCTAATTCGTCGCTGATAGTAATATCTTTTTTTTGTAAACGTTCGCGCCACAACCATTTAGCGTTCATGGCATCATAAATAGGGTCATTAATCTGTCCAGAAGCATCCTGCAAAGGCAAACATTGAGTTAAAAGACGCACACAAGTTACGCCCAAAGCATACAAATCACTGCCGTGACAAGCAAATCCAGCCATTTGTTCTGTTGGGGCATAGCCAAGGGTATAAATTACCGTAGCTTGTCTTCCTATACTGGTTTGTGTCACCTGTTTAGCACCGCCAAAGTCAATTAAGACGGGTTTTTTATCACTTGCACGGCGAATGATATTTTCTGGTTTGATATCCCGATGAATGACGTTATGGGTATGAATGAATTCTATAACTGGCAATAAATCAGCTAAAAGTTCCCAAATTTGTTGCTCGCCATAAATTTGTTGCTGAACTTCTTGTAAAAGAGTTTTTCCTTGAATAAATTCTTGTACGAGATATAAGCTAGAACCTTGTTCAAAATAAGCTAGTAATCTAGGAATTTGGGTATGATTTTCTCCCAGTTCATACAACCGAAAAGCCTCTTCTTTGAAAAATTCCGCGGCTTTAGTGCGTTGTCCTGTTCCCTGAAACTGCGGGAAAAATTGCTTGATGACGCAAGGGGCGTTTAGTCTGTCTACATCTTCTGTAGAATATGTTCTACTAAATCCACCTTCACCTAAGAGTCTTAATACGCGGTAACGGTTTCTGAGAAGTTTGCCAAAGTTGCTTTGTCCGCAACTGACGCAAAATCTATTGCTATCAGAGTTGAATGGATTTGAGCAATTGGGATTTTGGCAGATTTGCATAATCAGGGGGAAATAGCATCTTCTCCAAAGTTAGCCCCAATATTATCTAATTGAAAACAGTTATGTAGAGAAGCGAACACGGAAGTTTATTCATGTGTTTAAAACTATCTTTCACACGAGGGCATAAGGATGAATAAATTATATTTATTTATACCAATTCAATGAATGATTGCAACACATACTTGGGTTAAGACGCGATTCATCGCGTCTCTAAAAATGGTGTATTTGTCGCATTTTTTTACAATTGGTATTACTTATCTATAGTATGACGTTGTGTTAGCAGAAAGTATGGCACATTGCCATAATATTGGAGCGTTAGGCTTGCCGTAATGCACCCTAAATTTTAATATAACTGTTGTTTGCTATCTAAAAAAGTTCACGAAGAACGAAATCACCTACCTATAACTTTTATTGCAAATTGCGACTCTTATTTAAAAGTTTTATTCTCTCCAGAAGCGCGAATTAATTCAGCTACAAGGGCAACGATCGCGGATACTGAAATTAACATCACACTCAGAGCATTAATATCAGGTTTAACTCCGGTTCTAATGCGGCTAAAAATTTCCATTGGCAGGGTGTTAGAACCGCTACCAGCAGTAAAACTGGCAATGAGAAAGTCATCTAAGCTAAGGACAAAAGCCAATAGACAACCAGCGATAATCCCAGGCATTAATTGAGGTAACAATACTTTGATGAAAGCTTGGGTTGGTGTCGCGCCTAAATCTAGTGCTGCTTCTTCTAAGTGGGGATCTAAATT harbors:
- a CDS encoding ATP phosphoribosyltransferase regulatory subunit, encoding MVYQPAAGARDLLPLDVEKKRWIEDRLQQVFDRWGYHRIITSTLERMDTLMAGEAIQRQMVIQLQQNGEDDELGLRPELTASIARTVVTRMAGVTYPQRLYYNANVFRRTWESRHNRQQEFYQAGVELLGTGGLLANAEVLLLVADCLATLGLQGWHLILGEAGITRSLLSAFPANLQAQVRSAIAHLDRITIDNLPLSDKLRDRAQIILDLRGSSADVLQKVSSLDLDEEQREAVNNLKSLVELLESEKKIPLILDLSLIQTIDYYTGIVFEVVNDTESQARVLGRGGRYDQLLGLYHPQGENIPGIGFGLNIEDLYQVLLSTQQLPQETPASDWLVAPETANANAAAFVYAQKLRNSTDLVRVEIDLGGRDAEAIRQYASDRSIAQIAWIKADGSPTIESLR
- a CDS encoding bifunctional serine/threonine-protein kinase/formylglycine-generating enzyme family protein translates to MQICQNPNCSNPFNSDSNRFCVSCGQSNFGKLLRNRYRVLRLLGEGGFSRTYSTEDVDRLNAPCVIKQFFPQFQGTGQRTKAAEFFKEEAFRLYELGENHTQIPRLLAYFEQGSSLYLVQEFIQGKTLLQEVQQQIYGEQQIWELLADLLPVIEFIHTHNVIHRDIKPENIIRRASDKKPVLIDFGGAKQVTQTSIGRQATVIYTLGYAPTEQMAGFACHGSDLYALGVTCVRLLTQCLPLQDASGQINDPIYDAMNAKWLWRERLQKKDITISDELGKILDKLLKHLPSERYQTAVEVINDLKFATLNIEPVALKIVSIPQPILAPLSQKVIVPLPPLETFEFDVVTVDTGGREVNRMNCNANFFVEDLGKSVTLEMVLIPGGSQMMGSPEFEGDADERPQHQVTVEPFFMGKFPVTQAQWRVVAALPKVKQALNPHPSKFKGLDRPVENVSWYEAVEFCLRLSEKTGRDYRLPSEAEWEYACRAGTTTSFHFGETITPELVSCTMEPKSKFRKETTNVGSFEVANAFGLYDMHGLVWEWCADSWHNNYNDAPLDGTAWEVGGDINRRVLRGGSWSFSPELCRSASRSWNESDGGLRVCGFRVVFSVEEII